From Glycine max cultivar Williams 82 chromosome 11, Glycine_max_v4.0, whole genome shotgun sequence, the proteins below share one genomic window:
- the LOC100794075 gene encoding polypyrimidine tract-binding protein homolog 1, translated as MACSLRIDEGVSAQTEKQFTVPSKVVHFRNLPKQCSEEELIKLCSPFGKVVNIMSGVGPNRNQGFVEFEDINEANSIVSYYLSSNPVQLRGKTIYVQYSERPELVINKYTKGNILIVTMEGIQAGDVGIDVIHLVFSEFGFVQKISTFEKNACFQAMVQFPDVKTASSAKDALDGKSIPRYLLPNYVCDCNLRITYSAHQDLTIKFQSNRTRDYTNPTLPVNQTSIDRAIQPFENHVLWASFENMQYDVTVDVLHSVFSEYGTVQKISIFEKNGQTHALIQYPDIATATAAKKALMGHCIYDGGCCKLRLSYSHHTDINVKGSSDKSRDYTMPNHGVFEEQVETTDLENPHSTSMSHNSSNSSSAHALQAQVHGGQIPSWNPIHNYMFAPGTFPNQTYAVPPYLVYAVHNESYMEITPPGVPGFSPHMQAGFVGFLPLGVQPYYYGY; from the exons ATGGCTTGTTCCCTCAGAATCGATGAAGGAGTGTCTGCCCAGACTGAGAAGCAGTTCACTGTGCCATCGAAGGTGGTGCACTTCCGAAACCTTCCAAAACAGTGCTCTGAAGAGGAGCTCATAAAGTTGTGTAGCCCCTTTGGTAAAGTCGTCAACATCATGTCCGGTGTTGGTCCCAATAGAAACCAGGGTTTTGTTGAGTTT GAAGATATAAATGAAGCCAATTCAATTGTTTCATACTATCTGTCTTCAAATCCTGTTCAACTTCGTGGTAAAACTATTTATGTTCAATATTCTGAGAGACCAGAACTTGTCATTAACAAATACACTAAAGGAAATATCTTGATTGTAACCATGGAAGGCATCCAAGCTGGAGATGTAGGCATTGATGTCATCCACTTG gtCTTTTCTGAGTTTGGCTTTGTTCAAAAAATTTCTACATTTGAAAAGAATGCGTGTTTCCAG GCTATGGTTCAGTTTCCTGATGTTAAGACTGCTTCTTCGGCCAAGGATGCGCTAGACGGAAAAAGCATACCAAG ATACTTGCTCCCAAATTATGTTTGTGATTGTAACTTGCGCATTACATACTCAGCACATCAAGATCTTACTATCAAGTTCCAGTCTAACCGTACCAG GGATTACACAAATCCTACGCTTCCTGTTAATCAGACTTCTATTGATAGGGCAATAcag CCTTTTGAAAATCATGTCCTATGGGCTTCATTTGAAAATATGCAGTACGATGTCACTGTGGATGTCCTTCATTCA GTGTTCTCTGAATATGGTACTGTGCAAAAAATTTCTATATTTGAAAAGAATGGTCAAACTCACGCACTAATTCAGTACCCTG ATATCGCCACAGCAACAGCTGCCAAAAAAGCTCTAATGGGGCATTGCATATATGATGGTGGCTGTTGTAAGCTTCGTCTATCATACTCTCATCATACTGATATTAACGTAAAG GGTTCCAGTGACAAAAGTAGAGACTATACCATGCCCAATCACGGTGTATTTGAAGAACAAGTTGAAACAACAGATTTGGAGAATCCTCATTCGACTTCTATGTCCCATAATAGTAGTAATAGTAGTAGTGCTCATGCTTTACAGGCTCAAGTACATGGAGGACAAATTCCTTCATGGAACCCAATCCACAATTACATGTTTGCACCTGGTACTTTTCCTAATCAAACTTATGCAGTTCCTCCATATCTTGTCTATGCAGTTCATAATGAAAGTTACATGGAAATCACTCCACCTGGGGTTCCTGGTTTCTCACCTCACATGCAAGCTGGTTTTGTGGGTTTTTTACCTCTTGGTGTACAACCTTATTATTATGGATACTAG